The genomic interval aagggatacttcaggattttgtctACTTTTATCTACTTCTTCACAGTCAGATGAACGTGTGGATACAATTTTTATgtatctgcgtgcagtttgaaggaagttgctaactagtgttagcacaatgactggaagtctatggtaactgctagcatgctagtagatagacttccagtcattgcgctaacgctagttagcattcgcctgcgaaactacctctaacttctttCATACTAGAAGTTAGAGGTAGATAAAGggtttcattgccaaaatcccaaagtatcctttTAAATTCTGTCCGAACACATTTCATCATTGAACACATCAAAGCTGGCCATAAAAAGAAAAGACTGTGTCAGAGTAGACCATGGTGATTGCGTCATCAAAAAGTTGGTCCTTTTGGTATGTGTCCCTTCCTGTGTCTCTGTCAGGCATTAACATTGCCACGGGTGAGGAGGTGGCCATTAAGCTGGAATGTGTGAAGACCAAACACCCACAACTCCACATCGAGAGCAAGTTCTACAAGATGatgcagggaggaggtgagagaggagtaGGACAAGAGGGTGTGGTCAGGGGTGGGAGTGGTGGGCGACTATGTTGGGAAACCCTAACCTGAAACCTGAAGTTTTGCATGGGTTTTCCaagctaatgcctaggctttagcttagAAGGCTTACTCTGGACCTGGGTTCGAACCCCAGTAAGTGACACTAGCTTATAAATCTCACTCTCCCTTCCCTATAGTGGGAATCCCATCCATAAAGTGGTGTGGAGCAGAGGGAGACTACAACGTGATGGTGATGGAGCTGCTAGGCCCCAGTCTGGAGGACCTGTTCAACTTCTGTTCCCGCAAGTTCAGCCTCAAGACTGTCCTGCTGCTGGCTGACCAGATGGTACAgcacgcctcctcctcctcctccaaaaccTCTGTTCACCTTTTTATCATATCATATGCTTCTCTATATGCTTTATTGTGATGGCATTTTCAAAGAATACCCCTTGATTATATATAACGTTATTGGCTTTAACCAAGAACTGGAACTAATAATGATAGTCaaccattccctctctcctttccccctctttctccacctcctttctcctctccagaTCAGCCGTATTGAGTACATCCACTCTAAGAACTTCATCCACAGAGATGTGAAGCCTGACAACTTCCTAATGGGCCTGGGCAAGAAGGGCAACCTGGTGTACATCATTGACTTTGGCCTGGCCAAGAAGTACCGCGACGCCCGCACACACCAGCACATCCCCTACCGCGAGAACAAGAACCTGACCGGCACGGCACGCTACGCATCCATCAACACACACCTGGGGATAGGTACAGTACTAATTGTAATATTAACAGTGTGTGTTCACGTATGTTTGACCCTTcatcggctgtgtgtgtgtagtgagagaGTCGATAGATTTTACGTGATTGCGTCGGTATTGATCCGGAGTTGATTCACAGAACTACTGCAGTAGGAGTATTGAcccttctccatctcctctctcttcctccctccctccctccctccctcactcccctcttctctcctttcctttactctatgctccccttctctcctttcctttacTCTATGCTCCTGTTCTCTCCTTTCCTTTACTCTATGCTCCTGTTCTCTCCTTTCCTTTACTCTATGCTACTCTTCTCTCATTTCCTTTACTCTAaattcctgttctctcctctttctcctctgaaGGTATACAcatgttattgttttgttttatgtgtcTAAATAAGATCAGTATAgtgtctcctctctccatgtctcctctctccccccacaaccccccactcttctccccctccctctctctacagagcAGTCTCGTCGTGATGACCTGGAGTCTCTTGGTTACGTCCTGATGTACTTCAACCTGGGCTCTCTGCCCTGGCAGGGCCTCAAGGCCGCCACCAAGAGGCAGAAGTACGAACGCATCAGTGAGAAGAAGATGTCCACCCCCATCGAGGTGCTCTGCAAGGGATACCCATGTAAGTAGCTAAAGTCTGTTTCTTTATCCTGGGTTTACAACACTAACTAtgaatgtgtttgtgttagtgttgttAGAAACTCACTTCAAGTAGTCTTTCAACACCAAGCTAAATTAATGTGCATTTGACCCAAGTCTTTGGTGACACTTTGGTTAGCCTCTGTCACCCCCTCTATCCACAGCTGAGTCTCTCTGTCACCCACTCTATCCACAGCTGAGTCTCTCTGTCACCCACTCTATCCACAGCTGAGTCTCTCTGTCACCCACTCTATCGACAGCTGAGTCACTCTGTCACCCACTCTATCCACAGCTGAGTCACTCTGTCACCCACTCTATTCACAGCTGAGTCTCTCTGTCACCCACTCTATCCACAGCTGAGTCTCTCTGTCACCCACTCTATCCACAGTTGAGTCTCTCTGTCACCCACTCTATCGACAGCTGAGTCACTCTGTTGCCCACTCTATCCATAGCTGAGTCTTTCTGTCACCCACTCTATCCATAGCTGAGTCTTTCTGTCGCCCACTCTATCCATAGCTGAGTCTTTCTGTCGCCCACTCTATCCACAGCTGAGTTCTCCACCTACCTGAACTTCTGTCGCTCTCTGCGGTTCGATGACAAGCCGGACTACTCGTACCTGAGACAGCTGTTCAGAAACTTGTTCCACAGACAGGGCTTCTCCTACGACTATGTCTTTGACTGGAACATGCTCAAGTTTGTGAGTACTGCATCCCTATTAACCTTTATTATTACGCAATGAATAATTTATTCACAATATATCTATTTGTTTCATTACATTTTCATTTTAAATGACATTATACATTAGTGGATTACATGTGTATTATAAATGTATAATATATGACGTTTACATAGTTGATTATAGAAACATGGTTCCCTATGAGTTTATTTTGAATCCCTGGCACCTTCCTAACCTGAACAAACATCTTTCTGCTTCAGGGGGCCAGCAGGACAGccgaggatggggagagggagagggaaagggagaggagagagggaaaagagggggatgagaggatcGGCGGGGGACCTAGGGTACCTCGTGCCCTACCCCCGGGCGGAAACCCCCCGGGCGGCGTAGACAGGATCAGAAATGGCCCCAATGCAGCAGCCTCTAATCCTGCTTCCAGAGGAGTAGCACAGTCAGGTGAGTCATGAGGCAGACAGTAACCCTGCTTCCAGAGGAGTCGCACAGTCAGGTGAGTCATGAGGCAGACAGTAACCCTGCTTCCAGAGGAGTCGCACAGTCAGGTGAGTCATGAGGAAGACAGTAACCCTGCTTCCAGAGGAGTAGCACAGTCATGTGAGTCATGAGGCAGACAGTAACCCTGCTTCCAGAGGAGTCGCACAGTCAGGTGAGTCATGAGGCAGACAGTAACCCTGCTTCCAGAGGAGTCGCACAGTCAGGTGAGTCATGAGGCAGACAGTAGTTGAAAAGAAGGTCTGCATTCTTAGAATGAAAGTGAAATatcaaacaaaatgtttattccatTTGGACTAAAACAA from Salmo salar chromosome ssa28, Ssal_v3.1, whole genome shotgun sequence carries:
- the LOC106589542 gene encoding casein kinase I yields the protein MELRVGNKYRLGRKIGSGSFGDIYLGINIATGEEVAIKLECVKTKHPQLHIESKFYKMMQGGVGIPSIKWCGAEGDYNVMVMELLGPSLEDLFNFCSRKFSLKTVLLLADQMISRIEYIHSKNFIHRDVKPDNFLMGLGKKGNLVYIIDFGLAKKYRDARTHQHIPYRENKNLTGTARYASINTHLGIEQSRRDDLESLGYVLMYFNLGSLPWQGLKAATKRQKYERISEKKMSTPIEVLCKGYPSEFSTYLNFCRSLRFDDKPDYSYLRQLFRNLFHRQGFSYDYVFDWNMLKFGASRTAEDGERERERERREGKEGDERIGGGPRVPRALPPGGNPPGGVDRIRNGPNAAASNPASRGVAQSGNRSPQAVSRAERERKVAMRLHRGAPANISSSDLTAQMGQSRIATSQVSVPFEHLGK